A window from Athalia rosae chromosome 5, iyAthRosa1.1, whole genome shotgun sequence encodes these proteins:
- the LOC105683993 gene encoding procathepsin L isoform X1: MEVWRLRIFVVTSIGFCTFEFGTGTILPKEISERLDDYWLKYKSSYNKSYSAAIEAVRRLAWEENLLKIYEHNILAALGHHTYTLRDNDFADLNNAQYILKMIKLIHSRRRRLSTDDEIVGAMRRKQEEIPSHLDWRERGFKTSPENQLDCGSCYAYSVAHSIQGQVFKKTGTLTPLSAQQIVDCSVSMGNLGCSGGSLRNTMKYLEKAKGLMAAHKYPYTASQGKCVFDSDESVVNITAWAILPARDEKALEYALATVGPLAASVNASPKTFQLYHEGVYDDPGCSSDVVNHAMLLVGYTPTEWILKNWWGENWGEKGYMRMARNKNRCGIANYSAYAKV; encoded by the exons ATGGAAGTGTGGCGGTTGAGAATATTCGTAGTTACTTCCATCGGTTTCTGTACCTTTGAATTCGGTACCGGGACTATTTTACCAAAAGAAATATCCGAAAGGCTCGACGATTACTGGCTAAAGTACAAA TCGTCGTACAACAAATCTTATTCCGCTGCAATCGAAGCCGTGCGAAGATTGGCCTGGGAGGAAAATTTGCTGAAAATATACGAGCACAATATCCTAGCCGCCCTCGGACACCACACTTACACCTTGAGGGACAACGATTTTGCCGATCTGAACAACGCCCAGTACATtttgaaaatg ATAAAGCTGATACACAGCAGGAGACGACGTTTGTCGACGGACGACGAGATCGTAGGTGCGATGCGTAGAAAGCAGGAAGAAATTCCTTCCCATCTCGACTGGAGGGAACGGGGATTCAAAACGTCCCCGGAAAATCAACTGGACTGCGGCAGTTGCTACGCGTATTCCGTAGCCCACAGTATTCAGGGTCAGGTGTTCAAAAAAACGGGAACGCTTACGCCCCTGAGCGCCCAGCAGATCGTGGACTGCAGCGTTTCCATGGGGAATTTGGGGTGCTCCGGCGGCTCCTTGAGAAACACCATGAAATATTTGGAGAAGGCCAAAGGGCTGATGGCCGCACATAAGTATCCGTACACCGCTTCG cAAGGAAAATGTGTTTTCGATTCGGATGAGAGCGTCGTGAATATTACGGCGTGGGCAATTTTGCCGGCTCGTGACGAAAAGGCGTTGGAATACGCGTTGGCGACCGTAGGTCCCCTGGCGGCATCCGTGAACGCGAGTCCGAAGACTTTTCAACTTTATCA CGAAGGGGTTTACGACGATCCGGGGTGCAGTTCGGACGTGGTCAACCACGCGATGCTGCTGGTAGGATACACGCCGACCGaatggattttgaaaaactggTGGGGTGAAAACTGGGGGGAAAAGGGCTACATGAGGATGGCCAGGAACAAGAATCGTTGCGGAATAGCGAATTATTCCGCGTACGCCAAAGTCTGA
- the LOC105683993 gene encoding procathepsin L isoform X2, with amino-acid sequence MKFGSHADNSSYNKSYSAAIEAVRRLAWEENLLKIYEHNILAALGHHTYTLRDNDFADLNNAQYILKMIKLIHSRRRRLSTDDEIVGAMRRKQEEIPSHLDWRERGFKTSPENQLDCGSCYAYSVAHSIQGQVFKKTGTLTPLSAQQIVDCSVSMGNLGCSGGSLRNTMKYLEKAKGLMAAHKYPYTASQGKCVFDSDESVVNITAWAILPARDEKALEYALATVGPLAASVNASPKTFQLYHEGVYDDPGCSSDVVNHAMLLVGYTPTEWILKNWWGENWGEKGYMRMARNKNRCGIANYSAYAKV; translated from the exons TCGTCGTACAACAAATCTTATTCCGCTGCAATCGAAGCCGTGCGAAGATTGGCCTGGGAGGAAAATTTGCTGAAAATATACGAGCACAATATCCTAGCCGCCCTCGGACACCACACTTACACCTTGAGGGACAACGATTTTGCCGATCTGAACAACGCCCAGTACATtttgaaaatg ATAAAGCTGATACACAGCAGGAGACGACGTTTGTCGACGGACGACGAGATCGTAGGTGCGATGCGTAGAAAGCAGGAAGAAATTCCTTCCCATCTCGACTGGAGGGAACGGGGATTCAAAACGTCCCCGGAAAATCAACTGGACTGCGGCAGTTGCTACGCGTATTCCGTAGCCCACAGTATTCAGGGTCAGGTGTTCAAAAAAACGGGAACGCTTACGCCCCTGAGCGCCCAGCAGATCGTGGACTGCAGCGTTTCCATGGGGAATTTGGGGTGCTCCGGCGGCTCCTTGAGAAACACCATGAAATATTTGGAGAAGGCCAAAGGGCTGATGGCCGCACATAAGTATCCGTACACCGCTTCG cAAGGAAAATGTGTTTTCGATTCGGATGAGAGCGTCGTGAATATTACGGCGTGGGCAATTTTGCCGGCTCGTGACGAAAAGGCGTTGGAATACGCGTTGGCGACCGTAGGTCCCCTGGCGGCATCCGTGAACGCGAGTCCGAAGACTTTTCAACTTTATCA CGAAGGGGTTTACGACGATCCGGGGTGCAGTTCGGACGTGGTCAACCACGCGATGCTGCTGGTAGGATACACGCCGACCGaatggattttgaaaaactggTGGGGTGAAAACTGGGGGGAAAAGGGCTACATGAGGATGGCCAGGAACAAGAATCGTTGCGGAATAGCGAATTATTCCGCGTACGCCAAAGTCTGA